The sequence GATACATTTCAAGAGAGCAATAATGAAGATGGAGAATACAATGaatcagaaaagaaaaaattcaagttcAACATGGCCGGCTGTAGGTACTGAAAAGGACACGAAGGATATCGAATTCATGTGGATAACTGGTGCACTAATATTAACCTTGCTGAAAAGTTGTGATCTCATTACACAGATTTACTTGGCCCAgtgagaaaaaataatgttGGAAGTGCAGTAGAAATAATAGACTCTTCCCTAAAGAAAGGAGAACACATTGAGAGGTCTGAAATAAACTGATGATAATGAAATGatgagttaaaaaatatattttgatacTGAGTACAAGACATATCGGTAGTATgatagaaataaagaaaattaatacaataaaaagtcCGTCTGTAGTttatgaatataaaaagaaaatgggTGGAGTAAGTAATAGTGATGGGATAATAGTTGCATATTCTATGCGAAggaaaggttaggttagattgacctggctggctgaaagctatcacatagacctattgttCCTTAGTAGTACGTGGAAAGGATGAGTTTATTGTCTTTATTGGcgcttggctgtcaacgtaaatatttatgttggagTTGCTCGATGTCTCTGCTActgctatttctgcagcctttcctaccgcaaagacttctgcttgaaaaatactccgTCTATCATTTTCGAGCCGTCAGTAAATCTATTAAGCGTATTGGGGCTAGGTTTCGGACCTCTTTTCtacccctcttcttctattgttttGTTTGGAATCTCTTCACCCAATATGGGAAGgaaaggactaaaaaatattataagacaATTTTTCTTCATCTCCTGGATATTATTTGTACGAACTCTtatttgatatataaaaaatataatagaaaattatATCGTATTGACTTATTACTGGAATGTATCAAAAAAACTATTGAACCATATTTTGATAATTCATGAAATACATCTCCACTTGGTCGTTCAGCTTTAACTACACCTTTACGATTACTTGAAAAGCATTTTCCTGACTTAGTACAAAGTacaaaagtaaaatcaaatcctGCACTCAGAAGTTCATACTGTTCAAAAAGTAATATTAGAAGAGGACCAAGATTGGTGCCCAATTATGTGCTGCACCTTGCTTTAAAAACTATCATTgattgcatttaatttaaatttttaacatagaTTTGACTTTTTGTAACTTAGATTTCTTGAAATTCATTTGGCCTTTATTGCTTCTGTTTTTATTCCCATAATGCCTTAATTTTACCTTTAagtgatatatttttattaataacatacatttttttgttattttaatttttcactttaatttatttatatcagtAGTACAGGCCaacgaataaaaatatatattttctaacaAACCAACACGCAACGTTTGATTTTCAGTCATAATTGCCGACTTTTACAggcagaaatattttattctgtTTATGTCGAGTATTCTCGTCTTCGCTGGAAAATAATTAAGCAGGCAcgaaaagtttttcgaaagaaaaataaacaattaaaggGGTAAATTCGCAATCTGCCTTGAAATGTAAGGCCTTGGTCAAGCGTTAGTGGAGATCAAGTTTTTTAATTGAGAATCAAGAGAGTAGGCAAGGTAAAGGCGTCATAAGCTTTCAAGCCTTACCTGTCTACGCacaaataaagcgtttttcagtaagagcgcttcaacttttttttttaataaacggtttgacttttttaactgatttttttttttattatcgagtttgaacatatacatttaagtatgaaattcgatttcttttgcatgaccaccgcgtgcacgttttacgaagtccacccgttgaacccaattttcgaccactcttttgcataaatcggccgaaattccgaacttactcttcaacaaatcaattgtagcgtgtgctgtgtggcttgtggccccgtcctgttgaaaccacatgtcgtctaagtccataccattcaattgcggccaaaaataatcgtttatcatgtcgcggtatcgatttccattcacagtaacgtggcgattgttctcgtcaacgaaaaaatatgggccaattacgccgccggcatgtaaactgcaccaaacagtgattttttcgggatgcaacggtgcctcatgaatcacgtgtggattgctttctgcccagtaacgcatattttgcttgttgacaaagccattgagccaaaagtgagcttcatcactgaagatgatttttcgactttaaactttcttaacagaacacgcatttttataataaaattcaatggtttgcaagcgttgctcaagtgtgtagcgttccatgatgaaatgtatactaatgaagtttacaaatgacaagcgaaaaataaaaaatattgcgtcgttcgccatCCCtaacggaaaaaagttgaagcgcacctattgaaaaacgctatatttGCTAGGATTTACGGAAGCATCAATAAAAATCGACTTAGTGCATcacaaattgtgaaaaattgcaaattccaATAAGGAAACGAGgagttcaacaaattttatcaaTAAAGAGGAAACCCCTTTGAAAAGACCCCAACTTACCCAATCAAATAAAGTGAGCAGACTAAAATTTGCAAAAGAGCACATGAGTTAGCCTGAAAGCTGGCGCAATATTACTTTTTCAGATGAAAACAAGTTTAATTTTGATGGCTCTGATGGTTTCAGCTATTACTGGCAAAATCTTCGCCAAAACAACCCACTAAAAATTAGTCTGAATTTCGAAGGCGGTTTCATTATGATATGGGTAATATTTTAGTACCATGAAAAGCTGAAATTATGGTTCATTACGACAAAAATGAACCCCGAAAAATATATTCAGATCTTAGATGGCGTGCTCATTGACTATTTGGAAGAGAACGCTGGTACTGGGCTTACATTTCAACAGGAGTTCTTTCCTTTCCGATCAATACCCTTACTTGGCTGGTCAGCCAGAGGTCCCGACATTagccccattgaaaatgtttgggtaCAAGcactaaaaatatcaatttttgtgGCTGGATTTGGGCATAAATACACTGCGGAAATTAATTGACTCTCTACAAAATAGAACTTTCCAGACTATAAATAAGAATGGAggttcaacaaaatattaaaagcacAATAtaagcatgtttttttttataaagggtggttaaatttcaaggccgatgttgaatgtgaaccacacctaaacgtcaagtttttttctgcatttcatttgacatttttcaatttcagactaactcaatttgagcaacgcgttaaagttattcaggcttattatgaaaacgggcgttcaaatcaaaacgggcgttcgaagaaaatcatcttcagtgatgaggcacattttcacctcagtggattcgtcaataagaagaattgccgcatttgggcgaatgataatccaagagtgattgccgaaaaaccaatgcatccacaaagagtgactgtttggtgcgtttataggccggcggcatcattgggccgtattttatccaaaatgaggccggtcaggcagttactgagaatagtgttcgctatcgtgagatgataacgaactttttatgacccgaattggaagatatggatgtggacggtaTGTGGTTTCACCAGGACGGTGccatttgtcacacagctaacgaaacaatggctcttttgcgcgaaaaatttgatggccgaataatctcacgtcgcggcgatgtcaattggccgccaagatcatgtgatttgacaccgttggacttctttctttgaggttatttgaaagaaaaggtgtacgttgataagccagcaacaattcaagagctaaaggatgagataattcggcacattaacggcatagaacctcaattatgcctcagcgtcatcgaaaatttggaccatcggatggaggtgggccatttggccgatattttgttccatacgtaattgagctataccaatattatcataataaagagaaatgacaataatttcctaaaaagattatataatattttattcaaaatcaacaccggcccttgaaacttaaccactataaacatgtaaattttaattttaattgcatgCGGCTTAGCAAAATTCCTTCACTGTATTGTAACCTGCTTACATATgcgaaaacataattttatgaaagcttctcaatttttaatatttttaagtaaaatgcaTATGCCAGTATGCAGAAGACTGTAATAGTCACTTttaacaagaatgatagagttcggtatacatacatttttgttataaaagaaaGAACTATTTCTTGAGCAGCAAAAGAGGCAACCTTTgtaaaaaatgatgaaaaattaaGATTATATTGATGTAAACATGGAAGAGAAAAGAATAGGAAGAAagagttatttgtaaaaaattaaagcaaaactcTACAATTACTCAGCTCCCAACTAATTGTATCAAATTGACTGAGAACCGGTAGCGGCACCGCGTAAGTGCCACATTCTGTATTATCTCAACCGTGACTATTAGATGTTATCGTGACTAATGACATGTCTgtgtaaataatttgaaatgacAGATATTTGTGGAAACGATGGAAGAATAttgttaagttaaaaaatatctataaaaagtaAGGGtatgtaagtataagtataaaaaaaccCACTTTCCTAAACACTAATACACCTTACGTCggctctcaattttttttaattacaaattttaacaaatattacTCAACAGGTAGtagcacatacatacaggcagcgtcaaaagaaagtggacACAAcatattgataaattttgactatttactttttaattaatcttttttataaaactatagtTTATGCTACAACTAAAACCAAATAAACGAAAGTTTCGAACTTCGtataaaatgtgtgaaaattcggcaaattttcatcaatatttcaaactttttttttttttaatttttagaacaatttcgggtatgcagttttatagatcattgacTTTTGGTGTAATAAAGCCAAAGTTTCGATTGGTtcgaaaatcgcgttgatttttgacagtttttttaGCGACGGTGTTGCtgctttcttccatataaaaaaatgtggagtaggtgttaaatggagaaaatgcacaagaacgcgtccaaaaaaatttttaaaaatcattacaaaaaaaaaaaataataattaataggactatgaataagttcgtgcggtttttttcgaaatttgaaactttattgacgtaaaatggttacaaatttaatattcaaaatattgtccatcgcttactactactttttcccatctttctggcaattcacggattccctttgtgaaaaattcggtcggttttgccgcaatccacgaatcgatccattttttgacttcatcgtaattacggaagtgctggtcagccaggccatgttgcatcgatcggaagagatagtaatcggatggcgcaaggtctggactatacagcgggtggggtaggacatcccatttgagcgtttctaagtatgttttgaccacttgtgcaacatgtggccgagcattgtcatgttgcaaaataactttgtcgtgtctatcggcgtattgcggccgtttttctcgcagtgctcggctcaaacgcatcaattgtcgtcggtagacatcccccgtaatcgtttcattcggtttcagtagctcataatacacaacacccagctggtcccaccagatacacagcataaccttcaggccatgaatattctgcgccgacgtcgatgttgaagcatggccagggtatccatacgttgcccgacgttttggattgtcgtaatggacccacttttcatcgccagtcacaattcgatgcaaaaaaccctttcttttgtgccgttgaagcagttgttcgcatgccataaaacggcgttcaacgtctcttggcttcaattcatacggcacccaatggcctacctttcggatcattcccatggcttttaaacgtttggaaatggttgattgatcaactcccaaagtttttgcaacctcttcttgcgtttgagccggatcttgatcgagcaattcctccaattcggtatccatgaactttggcggcgcaccctcgcgttcttcgtcttccaagccaaaatcaccacttttaaagcgtgcaaaccacttctggcacgttcgctcagatagagcatgctcaccataaacttccaccaagatacgatgactttcggctgcttttttcttcatattaaaataatgaagaagaattccccgcaaaaacacattatttggcacgaaattcgacattttcaagtgtggtaaaaatattgttgtttacgcttcaaataaaaaacttatactgacgtttgtgccttacgacagtagctctccaatgaatgtttggaaatgtggatcgatggaataataatcaagttacgccatctgttgtaaaaccgcacgaacttataaatagacctattaataatcgcgtgcacttctgttaggtgcctgaccgagctcctcctcctatttgtaacgggtgtcttgatgttttccacaaatgcagggacctacagtttcaagccgactccgaatggaaatattttttatgagaagctttttcatggcagaaatcgcccggtttgccattgcctgccgaggggcgaccgatattagaataaactttttcaatttgctGTTTCAAGCACGAAGACGCGAACCTAGGCATGCAagtatgttgaaaattttatatacaatatatatttttttttaatttatactaaATCAGTTCAGAAATGAagcattgcaatatttttttttcttccttattTAACTTCTCTTGGGGGAAATAGGGCCTCTACAAAGCTTTTCAACTTTCCCGCTTCCGATCTGTTATTTTTGCAGTGTCCCACGTCATATTGGCTGCTGGAAGTTCTTCTTCAAGTGTTTTTTGGGCTACCGCAACTACTGCTGGCTTGTGAGTTCCATTCTAGCGCCACTTTTGTTAAGCTATCAGGAGGCTTAAGTGTGACCTAACCATTTTCTGCTCTTGATTTGCTTAGTTATGGTCTCCTCTTTGGTTAAGTTGGAGAGCTCTGTATCATATTTGGCTAGAATATTCTACCAATGATTTTTAGGCATTTGTTggtgaattttaatttacagagaagtagctttgttttcttttttgttgaaataagtgaagttttttataaaatgtgtcAATTTTATTAGTCCTCGAAAATTATGAGGGCATATGGTAGACCACATTTAGAGTGGTTATTGaccaaaagttttaaaaatttcacataTATTTAGCCAGGAGTGTTAAGGggttacaacattttttacactTATTATGAATTTAGAAACTTTGacccgctattaaaaaaactaaaaagagcTGAGTTAAACTTTgttctataaaaattatttattcttcGTGCACTTTCTGAAATTGTGTGCACTTTCTGAAATTGTGTGCACTTTCTTGTAAAATTAAAGCGTATAGCCCTTCTAACCCTCCGAAACCAAACCCTCGCGAAATCTTTGGTCCAGCGTTCACAAAGCAGACccgaaaaatcaaattttagccATATTGTGATTTGAGCTTTATGAAGATTTTTAAAGTTCTTCTAACAACCACATAATCCCAAGTTATTCCTATGATATCATGAAGTTATTGTAATGCAAACGGAAAGCAACTGTTTTCGACTTTAGTCCTACCTTTCGCAATATCAAGAAACCAATTAGTGTACCGAACATTGGCACCATATGTCCAACCGTCTCGTAAAAGGTGAAATCTCGCACAGTCCAGTGGAATTTTTCGCGCACAAACAAATAGAAGACCGTCATGGCGCCATctgtaatgattttttttttataaataaagaggTAATTACAAATGTCTCAAAACAGCTGCGAAATCCCCATCGCCTTCTGTTGTATACAAgtgcaataaaattataaacatattatataagatATACGTATAAAGTATAAATGgacgtacatgcatatgtatgtatgtatgaagatATGTCAACGCAACTCACCAAGCACAAAGATCGATAGAAACATGGTGCCAGTTACAAGCCAAATAATGCTGCGGTCATAGAAGGGCCGGGCTTTAAAGCAAGTCACCAGCATATCCTTGATGTGCACGTAACTGAAAAGTCCTGCCTTTTTAGATTTCTCCATTGGTGTCTCCTCAGCTTTGTGCTTCTCACTTGTTGAACCATTCGCCACAGAGCTAAGGCCTGCTTCTTTTGCCTTTTCACAGctatttaaatcttttttgaCTTCCTTTGCGGATTCGTTTGACTCCTTCAGTGCATCTTCTGCTGCTGTTTCTACTACTTTACCCTTTGCATCTATTGCGAGTACACTTTTCCGCTTTTCTTGGGTTTCCGCTTTGGAATTGCTGACGTGGTCTAAAGCGGTATTTTCACTGCGCTTTCCAttcatgtttgtttttgtatttttatcacAGCATCCATTCAAATCCTGACTTAAATTTAAGCTCTCCGGCACGCAGATCACAATGAAAACTGTTGCGCCGCACATCAGCAAACCGGAAATGATGAAAGTAGTTGTGGCACCAGTAGCGGCATAGACGAAACTTGACAGCAAAGAACCGCTCATCAGGCCAATGGAAAAGAATGCTTCCATGAAAATCATTCTGAAATAAGACAACAAAGTTATAGTTGTGTGAGTGTGAGTATTGTAACTTGTGTACAATTTAAGGTACGTTTTTAGTGTGGGGAAAAAGaagtccattatttttgcgtaacatGTTTgctcaaatggtttaaaactgttttatggttgaGCTTTAGCTCCtcggcgatgctacgactactaacatgccggccaacttcgattatttctgtagttctatcgacattttctttaacatcgaatgcaataaaaattatttatttttatgtagaagAAACGTACTTTTATCTAATAAAATGTACGAGTACGTAGGTACTTTGAAACCTCGGTAACGAAACGCCAAATGatagaaagagttttttttcaatagcggGCTTCCCTTGGTCGATAGGTAATGACAAACGTTGGAATATATTTATCCCATGAGAAAAAAGCGTCTCATAAACAAACCATCTGCCTGTCAAAGGCGGCATAAGACTGTAAATCCATTTATTTGTAAGACCTACAGTCAAGCagaaaccacaaattagaggaggagctcggcgaaacaacCAACAAagcgtgtaagcgccaattgtgTACTTAAATACACTTACACATATATACTTATTAGTATATCATACGAGGTGTAGATCAAAGACTTCATACGAACCTGTAGGGTCTTGTCTTAGTATCTGTCACATCAGATATGAAGCAGAAAGCTGCCACGGAGAACACACAATTGCCACCTAAAACGGAATGTGGCACCACAGCCAAAACATAGTACCAGGGATTCACCGGTTGATAGACGGCTATTTGACAAATCACTGCAGCGATGATGTAGGTGAATGAGAAGCCTATTGGAAATGTGCAAATGGGTATATAGTAAATCTATTAAAGAAATATGTATGATACATAATAAAGAAATCAATATTGCCATACCTATCATTGATATGACCAGCAATGGCTTGCGGCCATAGTGATCCGACCATGAGCCTATGAAAACGCCACACAGCGCCGGCACAATACTTTCCAAAAGTGTGCGTATCATAAACAGATTTGCGACGTATGGCTGCACTTCGGTTTCAATTTGCTATAATTATGTacgtaagtaaatatttatattacaaaaatcaggtgaaatgaaaacaaagagaCATGTAGAAATGTAGAAAtgtaaaaaacatgttttatttttgttataaacaaaagctattaaaagtttttatgcatacatacttatacgagatatacatatgtatgtggttaTGCATACGTGTAAGTTACTGTGCATGGAATTTATAGATTCCCCTTACGAAGATTTGagctaataaataattttggtatttcagcTGGCGCAAATGAACTACGACGCTGTATTAACAAGTTTTCCAATAGGTtcacaaaaattgtatatttatgtaaataaaaacaccCACTTAAATTTGATGTACGACACTGCAACGTTATTCGAGGTTTACTTTTACGTTTATTATGACGAAGCTCACGAGCGAGAAATATTCGGAAATCCTTAAATATTTGTTACTACCGAAATTCTGAATAGGTGTAGGCTGCTTGAAATCAGGTTACTTTAAATTTCTGGTCGTCAtgctaaaattaataaattcgaGTCAGCATATTCACTATTTACTATTCCTGTGCCGGTGCCGGTGAGGCAGTACACCAATTGAGTATACACTTTTATCTTTTCCGTAATAAAAGTCTGCCTCAGTGCAAAAGTAGTCAAATCGGTCAATCCAACGCCGCTTACATAGGTTGAGAGACTTTAGTCGGCATTAAGACTAATCTTACCTAAAGATCTAATCCTACTctctgtaaaaattaaaatcaaattatcACAAGAGGTGAAGCATCAAAACTTCTCGAGCTTTGCAAGTATTAGCGAATACTATACAGAAAAGAACTGATTGTATCgggtattttttaagagcttgataacttaaaatgataatgcaaaacagaattttattataatctggtgggTAATTTTATGGtgcttatttttttgtatgatatCCGCCATATGTTCGCCGCGGCTACGTATTACACCGTTAATTTTATTAGCCCAATTTTTGGCAACttcttccaataaatctgaataataaatctaaatgagcccaataaACAAAAATGCGACCCAAACaatggtcatttggcttcaattcttgcacgagctgtattttataggcacgtaagcgGCGTAAGCGTAAGattcgcggccgccgtagccgaatggtttggtgcgtgactaccattcggagttcaaaGAGAaagtaggttcaaatctcggtgaaagcccaaaatgaagaaaaagttttttcgaatagcgATAGCCCCTCAgcgggcaatgacaaacctccgtatgtatttctgccatttaaaagctcctcataaaaagtatcttccttcatttgtggaacaacatcaagacgcacgccacaaataggatgaggagctcggccaaacacccagaaagggtgtgcgcgccaattatatatatatatacatatatatataagccaAGATTCTTACGTACAATTTTTCCAAGGTCAAAGACCAACAAGTTCAGTacggcgacgaatcgacatttcggcgtcttttCCAACAGATCGCTCTATGAACTTAGCGACCAGATTCATTTTTCTCGAAGTAAACTTCCACAATTTGAAGCGTTGTTCtgacgttaaacgattcatgatgacttgccaaatcgTACTGGGCAGAAATGTCAACATATTTTGCCATTATATCAAATAGATATATAtcaaatagaaatgaaaaaataaaaataaaaaaatggaataaaaataaagaaataaaataaaaaaattaaataaataaaaataaaaataacaaatgattaaaaatgtaagcaggaatgaaaagaaaaattacagtaaaaGAAACGTCCATTAAATTAAAGACACTTCATCCAGTTTTGAATACTACATTAGCACAAAATTATGATATACAGTTATGTTATATGTATAATTAGGCAAATATCTGTATCTATAAACGAGTCGCAAAGACTGCCACTAGAACGGGCAAGGCTTTGTTTCAAAGAGAGCTGCGTTCCTCGCAGAAAGCTATATGGGTCATTAAGCAATGTTCGAACCTGAGCCTCTATCAGGACTACTCTTTGAACGAGATTGACgttgaaaaacataaattcttcacaaattgagaaaaataaaaaactttaaagcgATTTTTGAATGGTGGCTAAAGATGCTGCCGCAATGTAAGATTTTTGATTGTCTTACTTTGCTCCGCTTTGAAAGCTTCAATGGCCAAATGTTTGTTTTAACCGCAGTCGTAATAATCATCCACACAGCCCTGAACTCTTCGTCTACGAGTTGGTTCCAATGGACTCTCGGAtgagattttattatattatatatccatATCAAAATCTGATGCTTTTGAACTATGTAACTCTTTCATGTCCTCCGCAATATTCTATCTATACAATATGTTATCATTTTTTGGTATTAATACGAATATTCTAGTGGGAACTACCGTCTAATAGGTAatcctattttttatttgcggtAGGCAAAGGATTAAATACGACGGATCTGTCGAAAGTAATGTCATTATTAACAAGAAATTGAGAAACATGAATTAtccaaatttaccaaaaaacaaaaactacgatTGCAATGAAATTGGCCCACAAAACGCTGTCAAATATAACTTTTTCCTACATATTCGACACTTCCAAGCGCTTCAAACACATCAAGCAAAGCTGCCATCCTGCCAACTTTCATATTTTAAGTGCAATTTTATTAGGTTTTGGCAGTTACTTTAAGCCAGCGCCTTAATCAATTTTACTCCAGCCAATATTCCTATATAATAAATTTCCCTCAATTGGAATAGTCCTAAATGACAATGTTAAGCTTACGAACAGTGGATGGCCGGCTATAGAGAGAGGAAGACCCACCAGACAAATTAGGCTGACGACATTAAAATACCAGGCAAATAGCGAAACTCTCTTAAACAGATATTGTGTCTAAACCCTAAATATAATCTGAAATGAGAAGTGTTTCCCCTCACCTAAATATGTTAGTAAAATGAAAATACCATTTAATTTCAATGATAATAATTATGTGTAGCCACTgcgtatatttattattagttattattattttttttttttttatttaccgtcGCTTGTTCGCTAGCATTTTTGGTGCCCAATTCTTTGCAAATACTATCGTTGTAATGGAATATCGTTGTGCAGGCTTGGTATATAATCTGGTTGCGAAGAATGGTACCTGAAAGTGGAAAAATATGCAATCAAAGAAATATCAAACAACCTTTTCACAAAATCCAACGTAAGCGCGACATTGGTTATCTTAATATAAGacatacttagtcctgccataaattctgctacagttaagtccgttataggtATGCAattgtaatactttttttaatgaagtttgttttatttaaccatgtaaatataaaagaaaaaattgaaactttcattcgaaatggtcaccatttgcttttactcaagccttcaaacgattaggcaaTTCAGCTATTGCTTCTGTCTTTGGTATCTTTACGATGTAACCTAACTTACGCAACtccacttttcgatcattcaaaacgtttttgtggattttttgatgttttctgttgttaccgcctcatttggacgtccacagcgttgtgcatcatcgctGTATCTACGATCACAAAGtgagcaaaccatcgttttat is a genomic window of Anastrepha ludens isolate Willacy chromosome 6, idAnaLude1.1, whole genome shotgun sequence containing:
- the LOC128867512 gene encoding uncharacterized protein LOC128867512 — protein: MVQKVTSAMIARIKQLQWGKIFYMYYVEPIVFMLVFAHSLSGTILRNQIIYQACTTIFHYNDSICKELGTKNASEQATQIETEVQPYVANLFMIRTLLESIVPALCGVFIGSWSDHYGRKPLLVISMIGFSFTYIIAAVICQIAVYQPVNPWYYVLAVVPHSVLGGNCVFSVAAFCFISDVTDTKTRPYRMIFMEAFFSIGLMSGSLLSSFVYAATGATTTFIISGLLMCGATVFIVICVPESLNLSQDLNGCCDKNTKTNMNGKRSENTALDHVSNSKAETQEKRKSVLAIDAKGKVVETAAEDALKESNESAKEVKKDLNSCEKAKEAGLSSVANGSTSEKHKAEETPMEKSKKAGLFSYVHIKDMLVTCFKARPFYDRSIIWLVTGTMFLSIFVLDGAMTVFYLFVREKFHWTVRDFTFYETVGHMVPMFGTLIGFLILRKVFSMSVVTLALVSFLSEVISSIVRGVASEAWHLYLAVALGVFKSIGGPMCRTIVSNIVPATDLGKIFSIKNVLQSIAPFLAAPLYTVIYKESLKTFPGLFNIVSAALYAIAFVFLIIVLRFKYSYREHYAAILK